One window from the genome of Streptomyces sp. NBC_01476 encodes:
- the trpS gene encoding tryptophan--tRNA ligase has translation MTRIFSGIKPTGHLTLGNYLGALRRWADEDQHRAESLFCVVDLHALTVEHDPARVRRLSRQAATLLLAAGLDPATCTVFVQSHVDEHARLSYVLECVATDGEMRRMIQYKEKSARAQVAGQSVRLSLLTYPALMAADILAYGADEVPVGEDQTQHVELTRDLAVRFNQRYGRTFVVPRATRPAVAARVMDLQDPLDKMGKSHEATGGIVYLLDEPDAVARKVRRAVTDSEPGVSYDRAARPGVANLLEILAACTGEEPEKLADAYDGSGALKAAVAEAVVELLRPLRARHAELSADPEYVDGVLRDGAARARTLARPRVDAAYAAIGLLPA, from the coding sequence ATGACACGCATCTTCAGCGGCATCAAACCCACCGGGCACCTCACCCTCGGGAACTACCTCGGGGCCCTGCGGCGGTGGGCCGACGAGGACCAGCACCGGGCCGAGTCACTGTTCTGCGTGGTGGATCTGCACGCGCTCACCGTGGAGCACGACCCCGCGCGGGTGCGACGGCTGAGCCGGCAGGCGGCGACGCTGCTGCTGGCGGCCGGCCTGGATCCGGCGACGTGCACGGTGTTCGTGCAGAGCCATGTGGACGAGCACGCCCGGCTGTCGTACGTACTGGAATGTGTGGCCACCGACGGCGAGATGCGGCGCATGATCCAGTACAAGGAGAAGTCCGCGCGGGCCCAGGTGGCCGGGCAGAGCGTACGGCTGTCGCTGCTGACGTATCCGGCGCTGATGGCGGCGGACATCCTGGCGTACGGGGCGGACGAGGTGCCGGTCGGCGAGGACCAGACGCAGCACGTCGAGCTGACCCGGGATCTGGCGGTGCGGTTCAACCAGCGGTACGGGCGGACCTTCGTCGTACCGCGGGCGACGCGTCCCGCGGTGGCCGCGCGGGTGATGGATCTGCAGGACCCGCTGGACAAGATGGGGAAGTCGCACGAGGCGACCGGCGGCATCGTGTATCTGCTGGACGAGCCGGACGCGGTCGCCCGGAAGGTGCGGCGGGCGGTGACCGACAGCGAGCCGGGGGTGTCCTACGACCGGGCGGCGCGGCCGGGGGTGGCGAATCTGCTGGAGATCCTGGCGGCCTGCACCGGTGAGGAGCCGGAGAAGCTGGCGGACGCGTACGACGGGAGCGGCGCGCTGAAGGCGGCGGTCGCGGAGGCGGTGGTGGAGCTGCTGCGGCCGCTGCGGGCCCGGCATGCGGAGCTCAGCGCGGATCCGGAGTACGTGGACGGGGTGCTGCGGGACGGCGCGGCCCGGGCCAGGACGCTCGCGCGGCCCCGGGTGGACGCGGCGTACGCGGCGATCGGGCTGCTGCCTGCCTGA